A single Dermacentor albipictus isolate Rhodes 1998 colony chromosome 3, USDA_Dalb.pri_finalv2, whole genome shotgun sequence DNA region contains:
- the LOC135901359 gene encoding acid-sensing ion channel 3-like isoform X1 → MILEKKCNCLRACKDISYTRDVTMTKLTEDVVGVTKENGPPARLVLYFNSLTYEHILSVPKYDETHVLGNLGGIIGMYLGLSFFVLFQVLDILVVGTLRLRTMFQRDARERHLVSLAPPPARGQARTLLHQY, encoded by the exons ATGATACTCGAGAAGAAGTGCAACTGCCTTCGTGCCTGCAA GGACATCAGTTACACACGGGATGTAACAATGACGAAGCTGACAGAG GACGTTGTGGGAGTGACCAAGGAAAACGG GCCACCCGCTCGTCTGGTACTGTACTTCAACTCACTCACCTACGAGCACATTCTTTCGGTACCCAAATACGAC GAAACCCACGTGCTGGGCAATCTGGGCGGCATCATTGGCATGTACCTGGGCCTGTCCTTCTTCGTCCTCTTCCAAGTCCTCGACATCCTGGTCGTCGGGACGCTGCGGCTCAGGACGATGTTCCAGCGAGATGcacgcgagcgccatctggtgtcGCTTGCACCGCCACCTGCACGGGGCCAAGCTCGGACCTTATTGCACCAATACTGA
- the LOC135901359 gene encoding degenerin-like protein unc-105 isoform X2: MTKLTEDVVGVTKENGPPARLVLYFNSLTYEHILSVPKYDETHVLGNLGGIIGMYLGLSFFVLFQVLDILVVGTLRLRTMFQRDARERHLVSLAPPPARGQARTLLHQY, from the exons ATGACGAAGCTGACAGAG GACGTTGTGGGAGTGACCAAGGAAAACGG GCCACCCGCTCGTCTGGTACTGTACTTCAACTCACTCACCTACGAGCACATTCTTTCGGTACCCAAATACGAC GAAACCCACGTGCTGGGCAATCTGGGCGGCATCATTGGCATGTACCTGGGCCTGTCCTTCTTCGTCCTCTTCCAAGTCCTCGACATCCTGGTCGTCGGGACGCTGCGGCTCAGGACGATGTTCCAGCGAGATGcacgcgagcgccatctggtgtcGCTTGCACCGCCACCTGCACGGGGCCAAGCTCGGACCTTATTGCACCAATACTGA